In Caulobacter segnis ATCC 21756, the sequence CGGGCGATGGCGAAGCTCTCCGCATAGGCGCGCGCCGCGGCCGGCTCGAAGGTGATCCCATCGAAAAGCCGCGCCTCGATCGGCTCAACAGCGTCCGGGAAGACAAGCGCCGGTTCCAGCACCGGGCCCAGCGACAGGGCGGCGTCTCGATAGAGATCGGGCCGATAGACCCGATCGACGATGCCCTCCAAGTCCCGGTTCGCGTCGATCTGGCCCCAGCGGATCATCTGGGACAGAAACCACAGTCCGTGCTCCCGCCGTGGCAGTCCGGCGGCGCCGCGATGGAACACGACCTCGTGCTCCAAGGCCCTGGAGATCGCCGTCGGTGTCGCCTCGATTCGCTCGGGGCCCGCGAGATGAGCGATCAACGCCTCGCGATTTTCAGGCGCGTCGGCCCACGCCGCTCCGCGAATGATCGCGCGCAGCAGCGCTCGTAGCTCGTCGGGCTTCTGGACGGCGAGCGAACTGCTGACGCCGAGGACCTTGTCCGGACCGCCCGGCCAGAGCTGGGACGACGCGGCCAGAATGCGACCTATTCCCTCCAGCTCGGCGACCGCGTTCCAAGGCGCCCCGACGCAAAAGCCGTCGATTTCTCCCGCCCGCATTCGCTCCACCATGCGCGGCGGCGGGATGACGACCAGGCGCACGTCGCGATCCGGGTCGATCCCTCCCTGCGCCAGCCAGTAGCGCAGGAGATAGTTGTGCATCGAGTAGGGAAAGACGACGGCGAAGGTCAGCGGCGCATCGCCTCGAGCGCGCCGCTCGGCGATCAGCGTCTGAAGGCGCGCGGCCGAGGGCGGCGGCCCCGCGAGGTCGGCCGCCACGCCATCCAGCGCCTCGAAGAGCACCGTCGAAACCGTGATCGCGCTGCCGTTCCGGTTCAAGGCCAGGGGCGCCAACACGGCGCTTCCCGAATCCTCGGCGGCCGTGGCCAGCGCCATCGGCGCCAGCATATGGGCGCCGTCCAGAGCGCCGACGGCGACCTTGTCGCGGATGGTCGCCCAAGAGGCTTCGCGGACGAGTTCGACGGCCAGCCCCTCCTCCTCGAAGAAGCCCTGGGCCTGGGCCGCGATCAGCGGCGCGCAGTCGGTCAGCGGAATGAAGCCGAGGCGGAGTTCCGACAGGCCGCTCACGAAGCATCCCCTTTCAGCACGCCCGCGAACGCCAGAAGGTCGGCGGCGATCACGCCAATCGGCTTGCCGCGATCCATGGCCAGCTTGCGCAGCAGGCGATAGGCGCCGTCTTCGTCAAGGCCGCGCTCCTTCATGAGAAGTCCCTTGGCGCGGTCCACCACTTTGCGCGACTCCAGATCCGCCTTCGCCCTGGCCAGGTCGCTTCGCAGCTGGCGCGTCAAAGCGAACCGGCTCATGGCCACGTCGAGAATGGAGCGCACGCGATTGGGCGCCAGGCCGTCGACCACGTAGGCGGCCACGCCTGACCGCACCGCTTGCTCCGCGAGGCCCGGTTCGGAACGGTCGACGAACATCACCACGGGATGCCCCTGGCTGGACTCCTTGAGGCTGTCGAGCGTGTCACGATCGGGGCTCTCGGCGGCGATGACCACCACATCCGGCGCGAACGACAGAACCTCGGCTTCGTCGTACAGGGCCGAATGGCGCACCTCGAGGGGCTCGATACCCTCAAGCCCTTCGGCCACCAGTTCGGCGCGGACCTGATCGGGATCTATGACGAGGACGCGCATGAGGCTGACCTAGGCGTTGTCGGACGGGTTTGTGGAGCGCCGCAGGGGCGTTGATCTTCGCAAAGTCCAAACTGCCTAAATCACGGGCGCCGTCCAGTTCGCCGCGAGGAGCCGGTTCACGCCGCCCGCCGCGCGTAGAGGAACTCGATCACCCCGGCGCGCGCGTGGACGTAGGTCGGATGCTCGGCCACGGCAAGGCGGCTTCTGGGACGCGCCAGCGGCACATCCATGACCTGACCCACGCAGGCGCGCGGGCCGTTCGTCATCATCACGATGCGGTCCGACAGCAAGGTCGCTTCGTCGACGTCGTGGGTGATCATCAAGACGGTGTTTTTCAGCACGGCGTGGATCTCCATGACGCTGTCTTGCAGATGGGCGCGGGTCAGGGCGTCCAGCGCCCCGAACGGCTCATCCAGCAGCAGCACCTTCGGCTCCATCGCCAGCGCCCGGGCGATGCCGACCCGCTGCTTCATGCCGCCCGAAATCTCCGAGGGCCGTTTGTCCAGCGCGTGGGTCATCTTGACCAGTTCCAGGTTATTCAGCGTCCAGTCGCGGCGTTCCGCGGCCGACTTGGCTCCGCCAAACACCTTGTCGACCGCCAGGGCGACGTTCTCGCGCACGGAGAGCCACGGCAGCAGCGAGTGGTTCTGAAAGACGACGGCGCGATCAGGGCCAGGAGCATTGACCTCCTGCCGGTCCAGGATCACCGCTCCGGTCGTGACGGGAGTCAGGCCCGCCACGACATTCAGCAAGGTGGATTTGCCACAACCCGAGTGACCGATGATCGAGACGAACTCGCCCTTGTCGATCTTGAGGTTGATCCCGCTCAGGACCTCGCTGCGGATGGCGCCCTTGGCGAAGGTGACGCCGACGTTCTCGATGGAAAGATAGGCCTTGGCCATGGTCTGCGCTCCTAGCTGACGGCGTTGCCGCGCGAGACGAAGTGGCCGAGCAGGGCCACCAGACGATCGAGGAAGAAGCCCGTCATGCCGACCCAGGCCAGGGCCACGATGATGTCGGCGATGCGCGAGGCGTTGTACTGATCCCAGATGAAGAAGCCGATGCCGACCCCGCCCAGCAGCATTTCCGAGGCCACGATAGCCAGCCAGCTCATGCCGATCCCGATGCGCAGGCCCGTGAAGATATAGGGCGTCGTGGCGGGCAGCAGGATCTTGAAGAAGTACTCGACGGGCGACAGGCGCAGAACTCGGGCGACGTTGACGTAGTCGCTGGGAATGTTCCGAACGCCGACGGCGGTGTTGATGATGATCGGCCAGATGGCGGTGATGAAGATCACGAACAGCGCCGAGGGCTGGGCCTGGTGGAATGCGGCCAACGAGATCGGCAGCCACGCCAATGGCGGCACGGTTCGCAGGACCTGGAAGATCGGATCCAGTCCCCGGTGCGCCCAGCGGTTGGAGCCGACGAAGACGCCCAAGAGGATTCCGCAAACCGCCGAGATCGAGAAGCCGATCCCGACCCGCTTGAGGCTGGTGAACACGTGCCAGAACAGGCCCTTGTCGACCCCGCCATTGTCATAGAACGGGTGCAGGATCAGGTCCTTGGATTCGAGCCAGACCTGCTTGGGCGACGGCAGACCCGTGTAGGAGTCGCCGACGAGGGCCTGCCATAGGGCCAGGACCACCAGCAGGGTCAGCAGCGGCGGGATCACGACCGCGGCGGCGTTTTTGGCGCGCCGCTCCAGCTCCGGCAGGAGGGAAGGCTTAGGCGGATGCGGGGCTGCCGGGGCGACGGCGGTCGCCGCAGCGAACGAGGGCTTGGGATAGGTCATGACGCGCCCTCCCCTCAGACCAGCTTCTTGATCGGCTGGCTGGCCAGGTAGGCCGCCGGATTGGCCGGATCGAACAGCTTGCCGTCGAAGAACCGCTCGACGCCCCGGCTATCGCTGGCCGGGCCGGCTTGGCCGATCGTCTTCGCGGCGGCCCGCCAAATGTCCGAGCGGTTGACCTTGTCGACCAGGGCCTTGGTGTTGGTCTTCTGCGGCAGCACGCCCCAACGGATGTCCTCGGTCAGGAACCACAGATCGTGGGACTTGAACGGGAAGCTGGCGTTGTCGGCCCAGAACTTCATGCGATGCGGCGAGTTCTTCAGCGTTCGGCCGTCGCCATAGTCCACCGTCCCCTGCAGCCGGGGCAGGATGTCGCCCATCGGCACGTTGATATACTGGCGCCCGGAGACGATCGAGCACATCTGCGGAAGGTTGGCCGTCTTGTCACACCACATCTGGGCCTCCTGCACGGCGGCCGTGATCGCTTGGGCGGCGCGGGGGTACTTGTCGACCCAGGCGGCCCGCATGCCGAGCGCCTTCTCCGGGTGGTTCATCCAGAGCTCGGAGGTCAGGCAGGCGGTGTACCCGACCTTCTGGTTGACCAGCTGGCCGTTCCAGGGCTCGCCCACGCAAAAGGCGTCCTGGGTGCCGGCCTTCATGTTGGCCACCATCTGCGGCGGCGGGATCACGATTGTGGCGACGTCGACGTCCGGATTGATGCCGCCCGCCGCCAGCCAGTAGCGTATCCACAGATCGTGGGTGCCGCCCCGGAAGGTCATGGCGACCTTGGCGATATTGCCCGCCACCTTCAGTTGCTGGAACTTGGCTTTGGCGCCGGCGCTGTTGAGGCCGACCTTCACCGCTTTCAGATCGTTGCCGACCGAAATGCCCTGACCATTCGTGTTCAGACGGGCCAGGATGTACATCGGCGTGGGAGCGCCGCCGGTGATAGCGCCCGTGGTCATCAGATAAGGCATGGGCGAGAGGATGTGCGCGCCGTCGATGCCGCCGCGCTCCGAGCCCAGCACCAGATTGTCGCGCGTGGCGGCCCAGGAGGCCTGCTTGACGACCTCGACATCGGGCAGACCGTGCTTGGCGAAGAGGCCGCGCTCCTTGGCGATGATCACGGGCGAACTGTCGGTCAGGGCGATGAAGCCCAGGCGCGCCTTGGCGATCTCGGGTCCCGCGCCGGCGGCGTGGGCTCCGGCCGGGAAAGCGGCCTTGGCGGCGGCGACCGTGGCGGCGGCGCCCATCAGGGCGTGGCGACGGGTCAGGCCGGACTTGGTGGTGTCGGTCTTGCTCATGGTCATGCGTCCTGGGGCTAGAACTTGTATTCGAGGGTGAGCCACGTCTTGGTCCGCGAGGCCGGCGGCGCGGCCGTGCCGATCGGGACGGTCTTCGCCCGTTGGAAGTCGGCATATTTCAGCTGGACCGAGAGCTTGGTCGTGATGGCGGCAGTGAACTGCAGGTCCCACTCGTGACCTAGGTCCGCGCCGGTGCGCTGGTCATCGAAGGCGTGGTAGCGAGCCACCAGATCGGTGTTGAAGAAGTACGTCGCGCGGAAACGAGGCTTGACGTTCAGCGACACGTTCAAGTCTTCGAGGCCATCGACGAAACTCTTATTGCCGCCCGGCGAGACGAAGGCGTCGGACCAGCCGTTGAAGGCGTGAACCGTGGCCAGGGGCGTGGTGAACCCGCGCGTCCCGTCGCCCTCGAGCGACTCGTACGAGACCTTGGCGGTGTAGATGTCGAAGGTCGCGGCGAGATCGGCGCCGAAATAGTCGAGGCTGAAGTCCGGCGTGTTGTGATGGTAGTCCGACTGCCGAGCCCATGTGGCGTTGTAGGCCAGTTGATACAGCCCCAGCCAAGTCTTCCCGGACGCCTTCGCGCCCTTGGTGATGGACGAATTGATGGCGGAGTTGCCGAAGTCGAGGGCGTAGACGAAACCCTGGAGACGCAGCGCCTCGGCCGGCGACCAGGTGGCGTTGAAGAGGTGGCTGTCGCTGTCCCAGTCCCGCAGTTCGCCCAGGATGCGGTTGATGTGGGTGACGTAGGCGTATGTCGCCTTGAAGCGTCCCAGCGCCACATCGGCGCGGACGGCGTCGAAAGTCTGCTCGTCCTGGCGCCAGCCGACATTGCCGATGAAGCGCTGGTCGTCCAGCAGGATGCGCTGCCGTCCCGCCGTGACCTGCAAGGCCGCGTTCGGCGTCCATGTCAGCTGGGCGCGGTTCAGTTCGGTGACGTCGGGATCATTGACGACGGGATAGCGGGCCTTGTCGGCGCCGTTCAGCGGCGGCGTGGTCGCGCCGGGCACGTTGACGGCATAGTGCTCAGGACCAGCCTGGCGAACATCCTCGAACTCGATAAGGCCCTTTAGGCCCTTCCACTCCGCCGTCTCCCAGCCGAGGCGGGTGCGGACCGTGAAGGCGTCGGCCGGGTCGCGCAGCGTGGCCGTTCGCGTCTGGTCGACGGTCTCGTAACGCGCCCTGACTTCAAGGATCAGCTTCCCCGCCCCGATCTGCTCGCTGATCGTCGGTAACGGCGCGGGTGGCGGCGGTTCGGCCGGCGGTTCAGATGTCATCTCCGCAGCCGACTCGTCGGCTGGCTTCGAGGCTTGGTCTGGCGCCGTCTGCGCCCAAGCCGTGGTGCTACAGGCGAGCGCCAGCGCCGCCGCACCGCAGTGCAGCCCACGTCGCATGGATTTCATGCCTTTATCCCCTAAGGCCAAAACAAAAAGACGCCCGGCGAGACCGCGCGCAGCGATCTCTCCGGACGTCGTTGTCCAAGCTTACCAAGCGGCTACGTCGCCACTGGCGGCCCTCTCAGGCCAACGAGAAACTTCGTTGCTTCCCGTGTCGCGATCAGGAAGCGACGTGGTGCAGATAGGAACAACCGCAAAACACCGTTCTGTGCTCTGAATGATGAGAGGGAGACGGTTTTGCACAGCAAAAAAGCACTCTCAATCAGAGGCTTGCCCGCTATTGTTGCGCTTCGAGCCCCCTAGCTCTCCAAAGCACGGGGACGGCCTGACTGAAGTTGGGCCAAGGTCGCGCCCCGGTTTTCGCTGGGAACGGGTATTGTGATTGGTCGCGCGTCTTGGAGTCAGTCGCGGGATATTTGGAGGTCATACCGGTCCGGCGGAAGTGATCCCGCGATCGTCGCCCCTTCCAAGGCAGGCGCTCAAATAGGTCTGGACGGCCTCCCGGTAGCGGCGGCTGATCCGCAACTCGGCGCCGCTGGTCAGGCGCGCCGCGCCGTCGCCGTGCGAGCCGCCCCTCACCTCGGCGATGGCGTCCAGGCGCACGATCACCGCGCGATGGATGCGGGCGAAGTCCTGAGCCGGAAGCCGCGCCGCCAAGGACGCGATCGACTCATCGATGAGCAGCGAGCGGCTCGCCGTGTGCACCTCCGCATAATTGCCGGCCGCGCCGATCCACTGGACATCCTCCAGCGGAATGATCCGGGCCACGCCGTTTCCACGCGCGACCAGCCTGGGCGTGCGAGGCGCGCTGGCCAGCAAGGTGGCCAACGCATCAGCCCCTCCGTGGCCGGCGGCTAGCCGACGGCGGACGCGGTCGAGGACTTGGGCGAACCGGTCGTCGCCAAACGGCTTGAGCAGATAGTCGATGGCCTGCACCTCGAAGGCGCGCACGGCGAAGGCGTCGTGGGCGGTCACGAAGACGGTCATCGGCATCGCCTCGACGCCGATCGCCTCGACCACGTCAAAACCCGTCACCTCGGGCATCTGCACGTCGAGAAAGACGACGTCGGGTTTGGCCGCTTCGATCTGGGCGATGGCCGACGCGCCATGCGCCGCCTCGCCGACCACCTCGAAATCCGATCGCGCGCGCAGCAGGGCCGCGATGTGGCGACGAGCCAGCGGCTCATCATCGACAATGAGGGTCTTGATCATAGCGGCGTCACCAGCGTGACCCTGAAGCCGGCTCTCGGCGCCGTCACGACCTCCAGCGAATGTCGGTCGCCATAGAGTTGACGAAGCCGGCGGCGCGCGTTGCCCAGACCGACGCGCTCCACGATGTCCGCGGCCCCTTTGCCGTCGTCGACCACGGTGACGTGCAGCTGTCCGCCGGCCACCTTGGCGGCGATCGTCACCGTGCCGCCTTCGACCAGAGGCGCGATGCCGTGGCGAATGGCGTTCTCCACCAGCGGCTGAAGCAGCAGCGTGGGCACCAGACATGTCAAAGCGTCGGGCTCGACGTCGCGCACGACCCGCAATCTTGGTCCCAGCCGCGCCTGCTCGATGGCCAGATAGGCCTCCGTAAAATCCAGCTCGTCGCCGAACGCGCTTTGCGGCGCTCGGTGGTCCTCGATGGACAGACGCAGCAGGTCGCCCAGCTTGGCGATCAGTCGCCGCGCGCGGCGCGGCTCGTCCTCGACCAACGCCGAGATGGCGTTGAGGGTGTTGAATAGGAAGTGGGGCTGAAGCTGGGCCCGCAACGCCGCGCTCTCGGCCTCGGCCAACCGGGCCTCCATCCGCGCCCCGGCCACCTCGCGGTCACGCAGGGCGCGATAGGCGTTCGCGCCGACCACGAGGGCGACGATGATCGCGTAGATCAGCAGGTTAATCTGGAAATTGCCTGACAGCTTCTGGACGAGCATCCGGCCCAAGGCCTGGGCTCCGAGCAGCCACATCAAGCCGATATAGAGCGCGGTCTGAAGCAGAGCGAAGCCGACGGCCGCCATCAAGTGAACAAGGAAGAATCTGAGGCCGCCTCGCGGTCTGAAAGGCGTGAGATGCGCGAAGGCGACGACGAGCGGGGTGAGCAAAAACCAGATGCTGTTGCTGGCGACGGCGTAGCCCAGGAGCTGAGGCCAAGTCGGTCCCTGGCCCGCCGCCAGACCGCCCATGTACCACTGCAACGAGTTGAGCAGCGCCACGATAGACCACACGCCCAGCAGGACGAGGCCCCAAAGCACATACCTTCGGCGGCGGCCCACGACGTTCACCCGGCGATGCTCCTGATCCTAGGCAGCCTATCCGACAGCCGAGACCGCCGCCACCGCTGGTCTAGGCGCGATAGTCGTGGGTCGCGATCTGGCGGAGCATCTTCAGAGAGCCGTCTGCCTGTCGCCGCCAGAGCCGAAGGCCCCCGCCCGAGGTGCCCCCCGAATCTTGGCCGCTGCGCCAACGCACCTCGAACTTGGGATACTCGACGACATAGCCGCCCAGAACTTCGAAGCCCTCGTTCCAAACGCGAACCGACTCGAACGTGGCGCCGCGACCTTGTTCCGTGTAGCGAACCAGATGGGCCCTAATCTGGTCTATCCCGACCTTGGGGGTGTCGGCGTAGGGCATATAGATGGCGTCATCGGCGTAGCGCGCGATCTTCGCGGCCGCGTCGTGGGTCTTGACCGCTTCGGCGTCTAGGACGTTCAGCCTGCCAAGTTCGGCCTCGACCGCGGGGTCTCCCGGCGGGGCCGCCCGGCCCGCCGCCGCGCGTTCTCCCAAGCTATGGGAGGCCGGGTTCTCGATCCGCTCGAAATAGCCCCAGACCTCCGCCTTAAGCTTCAAGGCCCCGCCGGGTTGACGACGCCACAGGTGCGCGTACCGGCCTTGCTGATGATGGGACACCGCATCCGTGTAAAGAGCGTAGGTCAGCTCGAAGCGTCCAATTTCCAGCGCGCTTCCATCGTCCAGCGGAATGATCTCGGTCGTGC encodes:
- a CDS encoding CmpA/NrtA family ABC transporter substrate-binding protein, whose translation is MSGLSELRLGFIPLTDCAPLIAAQAQGFFEEEGLAVELVREASWATIRDKVAVGALDGAHMLAPMALATAAEDSGSAVLAPLALNRNGSAITVSTVLFEALDGVAADLAGPPPSAARLQTLIAERRARGDAPLTFAVVFPYSMHNYLLRYWLAQGGIDPDRDVRLVVIPPPRMVERMRAGEIDGFCVGAPWNAVAELEGIGRILAASSQLWPGGPDKVLGVSSSLAVQKPDELRALLRAIIRGAAWADAPENREALIAHLAGPERIEATPTAISRALEHEVVFHRGAAGLPRREHGLWFLSQMIRWGQIDANRDLEGIVDRVYRPDLYRDAALSLGPVLEPALVFPDAVEPIEARLFDGITFEPAAARAYAESFAIARVQS
- a CDS encoding ANTAR domain-containing response regulator, which produces MRVLVIDPDQVRAELVAEGLEGIEPLEVRHSALYDEAEVLSFAPDVVVIAAESPDRDTLDSLKESSQGHPVVMFVDRSEPGLAEQAVRSGVAAYVVDGLAPNRVRSILDVAMSRFALTRQLRSDLARAKADLESRKVVDRAKGLLMKERGLDEDGAYRLLRKLAMDRGKPIGVIAADLLAFAGVLKGDAS
- a CDS encoding ABC transporter ATP-binding protein — encoded protein: MAKAYLSIENVGVTFAKGAIRSEVLSGINLKIDKGEFVSIIGHSGCGKSTLLNVVAGLTPVTTGAVILDRQEVNAPGPDRAVVFQNHSLLPWLSVRENVALAVDKVFGGAKSAAERRDWTLNNLELVKMTHALDKRPSEISGGMKQRVGIARALAMEPKVLLLDEPFGALDALTRAHLQDSVMEIHAVLKNTVLMITHDVDEATLLSDRIVMMTNGPRACVGQVMDVPLARPRSRLAVAEHPTYVHARAGVIEFLYARRAA
- the ntrB gene encoding nitrate ABC transporter permease, encoding MTYPKPSFAAATAVAPAAPHPPKPSLLPELERRAKNAAAVVIPPLLTLLVVLALWQALVGDSYTGLPSPKQVWLESKDLILHPFYDNGGVDKGLFWHVFTSLKRVGIGFSISAVCGILLGVFVGSNRWAHRGLDPIFQVLRTVPPLAWLPISLAAFHQAQPSALFVIFITAIWPIIINTAVGVRNIPSDYVNVARVLRLSPVEYFFKILLPATTPYIFTGLRIGIGMSWLAIVASEMLLGGVGIGFFIWDQYNASRIADIIVALAWVGMTGFFLDRLVALLGHFVSRGNAVS
- a CDS encoding CmpA/NrtA family ABC transporter substrate-binding protein codes for the protein MTMSKTDTTKSGLTRRHALMGAAATVAAAKAAFPAGAHAAGAGPEIAKARLGFIALTDSSPVIIAKERGLFAKHGLPDVEVVKQASWAATRDNLVLGSERGGIDGAHILSPMPYLMTTGAITGGAPTPMYILARLNTNGQGISVGNDLKAVKVGLNSAGAKAKFQQLKVAGNIAKVAMTFRGGTHDLWIRYWLAAGGINPDVDVATIVIPPPQMVANMKAGTQDAFCVGEPWNGQLVNQKVGYTACLTSELWMNHPEKALGMRAAWVDKYPRAAQAITAAVQEAQMWCDKTANLPQMCSIVSGRQYINVPMGDILPRLQGTVDYGDGRTLKNSPHRMKFWADNASFPFKSHDLWFLTEDIRWGVLPQKTNTKALVDKVNRSDIWRAAAKTIGQAGPASDSRGVERFFDGKLFDPANPAAYLASQPIKKLV
- a CDS encoding alginate export family protein, encoding MKSMRRGLHCGAAALALACSTTAWAQTAPDQASKPADESAAEMTSEPPAEPPPPAPLPTISEQIGAGKLILEVRARYETVDQTRTATLRDPADAFTVRTRLGWETAEWKGLKGLIEFEDVRQAGPEHYAVNVPGATTPPLNGADKARYPVVNDPDVTELNRAQLTWTPNAALQVTAGRQRILLDDQRFIGNVGWRQDEQTFDAVRADVALGRFKATYAYVTHINRILGELRDWDSDSHLFNATWSPAEALRLQGFVYALDFGNSAINSSITKGAKASGKTWLGLYQLAYNATWARQSDYHHNTPDFSLDYFGADLAATFDIYTAKVSYESLEGDGTRGFTTPLATVHAFNGWSDAFVSPGGNKSFVDGLEDLNVSLNVKPRFRATYFFNTDLVARYHAFDDQRTGADLGHEWDLQFTAAITTKLSVQLKYADFQRAKTVPIGTAAPPASRTKTWLTLEYKF
- a CDS encoding LytR/AlgR family response regulator transcription factor, with the translated sequence MIKTLIVDDEPLARRHIAALLRARSDFEVVGEAAHGASAIAQIEAAKPDVVFLDVQMPEVTGFDVVEAIGVEAMPMTVFVTAHDAFAVRAFEVQAIDYLLKPFGDDRFAQVLDRVRRRLAAGHGGADALATLLASAPRTPRLVARGNGVARIIPLEDVQWIGAAGNYAEVHTASRSLLIDESIASLAARLPAQDFARIHRAVIVRLDAIAEVRGGSHGDGAARLTSGAELRISRRYREAVQTYLSACLGRGDDRGITSAGPV
- a CDS encoding sensor histidine kinase, with translation MNVVGRRRRYVLWGLVLLGVWSIVALLNSLQWYMGGLAAGQGPTWPQLLGYAVASNSIWFLLTPLVVAFAHLTPFRPRGGLRFFLVHLMAAVGFALLQTALYIGLMWLLGAQALGRMLVQKLSGNFQINLLIYAIIVALVVGANAYRALRDREVAGARMEARLAEAESAALRAQLQPHFLFNTLNAISALVEDEPRRARRLIAKLGDLLRLSIEDHRAPQSAFGDELDFTEAYLAIEQARLGPRLRVVRDVEPDALTCLVPTLLLQPLVENAIRHGIAPLVEGGTVTIAAKVAGGQLHVTVVDDGKGAADIVERVGLGNARRRLRQLYGDRHSLEVVTAPRAGFRVTLVTPL
- a CDS encoding Cif family virulence factor — its product is MVHYAADSISNPDYQPRLYGPDSIARYYRVLASRQRIIAHTRRTTEIIPLDDGSALEIGRFELTYALYTDAVSHHQQGRYAHLWRRQPGGALKLKAEVWGYFERIENPASHSLGERAAAGRAAPPGDPAVEAELGRLNVLDAEAVKTHDAAAKIARYADDAIYMPYADTPKVGIDQIRAHLVRYTEQGRGATFESVRVWNEGFEVLGGYVVEYPKFEVRWRSGQDSGGTSGGGLRLWRRQADGSLKMLRQIATHDYRA